The Bemisia tabaci chromosome 8, PGI_BMITA_v3 genome has a segment encoding these proteins:
- the LOC109044558 gene encoding uroporphyrinogen-III synthase gives MPSVLLLKAQSDEARSEAEDPYVSTLTHHKFHVRLIHSLDFHFHSLENLAERLNGPKNYSGIVFTSPRCVKAVSEALKLNHLPPGWESRKVFVVSEKTDQLVRSVLNFSSTVGASAGNEESLISVILEEIKPGSKPLLLPIGSLSSHKVHDKLKERGVAVEELEVYKTVPHPALKEQMEEVVKQNIPDVAVFFSPSGISFSKPIMTEAFISKVKFIAIGPTTKRALEDAGLPVASTSAKPNPDCLLDAINSALKEES, from the exons ATGCCCAGTGTCCTACTGCTGAAAGCTCAATCTGATGAAGCCAGGAGTGAAGCAGAGGATCCATACGTCTCCACCCTGACCCATCATAAGTTTCATGTACGGCTCATACATTCACTGGATTTCCACTTTCATAGCCTAGAAAATCTTGCAGAGAGATTGAATGGCCCCAAAAACTACTCAG GTATAGTTTTCACAAGCCCTCGCTGTGTTAAAGCTGTTTCTGAGGCTTTAAAATTAAACCACTTACCGCCTGGGTGGGAGTCCCGAAAAGTTTTCGTAGTCTCTGAGAAAACAGATCAGCTGGTGCGGAgtgtattgaatttttcaagtacTGTCGGTGCCTCTGCAGGCAATGAAGAATCTTTGATTTCTGTCATTCTGGAAG AGATCAAACCTGGATCAAAACCTCTCTTACTGCCAATCGGTAGTTTATCTTCCCACAAGGTCCATGACAAATTAAAAGAGAGAGGTGTTGCTGTGGAAGAATTAGAGGTGTACAAAACTGTTCCACATCCTGCACTGAAAGAGCAGATGGAAGAGGTAGTGAAACAGAATATTCCTGATGTTGCAGTCTTCTTCAGTCCATCTGGGATTTCGTTTTCTAAGCCCATCATGACAGAAGCCTTCATCAGTAAAGTGAAG tttataGCGATTGGACCAACAACAAAGCGGGCCCTGGAAGATGCAGGTCTACCTGTTGCTAGCACGTCAGCCAAACCCAATCCAGATTGCCTCTTAGATGCAATCAACTCTGCCCTTAAGGAGGAATCATGA
- the LOC109044622 gene encoding maltose O-acetyltransferase produces MATTDNSENPMCEEKRKMIAGEMYIAEDSTLVAERIRARRLVHKYNQLGPDDEELRQKILTELLPPFKKAFIEPDFRCDYGYNIFLGDNFYANFGCVMLDVCPIRIGKNCMLAPNVHIYTATHPLDPIERNSGKEYAKPVTIGDNVWIGGCAIINPGVTIGDNAVIGSGAVVTKDVPANAVVGGNPAKVIKMVPVQSTK; encoded by the coding sequence ATGGCTACCACCGATAACTCAGAAAACCCTATGTGCGAGGAGAAACGCAAAATGATTGCAGGTGAGATGTATATCGCAGAGGATTCCACCCTCGTGGCCGAGCGAATCAGAGCGAGACGATTGGTTCACAAATATAATCAGTTAGGGCCAGACGATGAGGAGTTGCGTCAAAAAATACTGACCGAACTTTTGCCGCCTTTCAAAAAGGCATTTATCGAGCCTGACTTTCGTTGTGACTATGGATACAACATCTTCCTCGGTGACAACTTCTACGCTAATTTTGGCTGTGTTATGTTGGATGTATGTCCTATCCGAATAGGCAAGAATTGTATGCTCGCCCCTAATGTGCACATCTACACTGCTACACATCCTTTAGATCCTATCGAGCGAAACTCAGGCAAAGAGTATGCAAAACCTGTGACAATTGGTGATAATGTATGGATCGGTGGTTGTGCTATCATAAACCCAGGTGTCACCATCGGTGATAATGCTGTCATTGGCTCTGGAGCTGTTGTGACGAAGGATGTGCCAGCTAATGCTGTTGTCGGTGGGAACCCAGCAAAAGTCATTAAGATGGTGCCAGTACAAAGTACGAAGTAG
- the LOC109044559 gene encoding uncharacterized protein: MSDTEDKKKGASKAATANAKENEPAAAPKKRGRPAAEKKEAPPKESKPEEVEDEEPEEEVEEEEDEPSPPKRGRGRPKKGTTSAPAPKKVPSGRGRGRPPKNKGKAAAASETNGDASD; this comes from the exons ATGTCCGACACTGAAGACAAGAAGAAGGGTGCGAGCAAGGCAGCAACAGCCAATGCCAAGGAG AATGAACCTGCAGCAGCTCCAAAGAAACGTGGTCGTCCTGCAGCCGAGAAAAAAGAGGCTCCTCCGAAAGAATCAAAGCCTGAGGAGGTAGAAGACGAAGAGCCTGAAgaggaagtagaagaagaagaagatgaaccTTCACCACCAAAGAGAGGTCGAGGCAGGCCCAAGAAAGGCACAACATCTGCTCCTGCTCCAAAGAAG GTCCCATCAGGCAGAGGCAGAGGACGTCCTCCAAAGAACAAGGGAAAAGCTGCAGCTGCTAGCGAAACTAACGGAGATGCCTCCGATTAA
- the Hpd gene encoding 4-hydroxyphenylpyruvate dioxygenase, whose product MTTYTDKGPKPLGGKFNCFDHVTFWVGNAKQAASFYCTRLGFEPLAYRGLETGSRKYAYHVVRQNKIVFVFVSAYEPYEKELGDHLIKHGDGVNDVAFTVEDIQTLVKKSIESGVKLVRDIWEEKDEYGTVKFATVQTFGDTTHTFVERSGYKGLFLPGYKPPLTSDCLSSKLSPGKLDFIDHVVGNQPDLQMESTAQWYEKNLQFHRFWSVDDTQLHTEFSALRSIVMTNWEETVKIPINEPAPGKKKSQIAEYVEYYGGAGIQHIALNTSDIIQSIRNLRSRGLEFLKVPDTYYDSLRERLKADNVQLKENLDTLQELRILVDYDENGYLLQIFTENMQDRPTLFLEVIQRHNHNGFGAGNFKALFEAIELAQAQRGNL is encoded by the exons ccacTGGGCGGAAAATTCAACTGCTTCGATCACGTTACATTCTGGGTTGGAAATGCGAAACAG GCGGCGAGTTTTTACTGTACACGTCTCGGGTTTGAACCACTGGCTTACAGAGGGCTGGAAACAGGATCACGGAAATACGCGTACCACGTCGTGCGACAAAACAAG ATCGTTTTCGTATTTGTGTCTGCTTACGAACCATATGAGAAAGAGCTCGGTGATCACTTGATCAAACACGGTGACGGCGTTAATGACGTGGCATTTACGGTTGAGGACATCCAAACTCTGGTCAAG AAATCTATCGAAAGTGGTGTCAAACTTGTTCGAGATATCTGGGAGGAGAAAGATGAGTATGGCACGGTGAAATTTGCTACAGTGCAAACG TTTGGTGACACCACACACACATTTGTTGAAAGATCGGGATATAAAGGATTATTTTTGCCAGGATACAAACCACCATTAACAAGTGACTGTCTAAGCTCCAAACT ATCACCAGGCAAACTTGACTTCATCGATCATGTTGTTGGAAATCAACCAGATTTACAAATGGAATCAACGGCACAATG GTATGAGAAAAATCTACAATTTCATCGTTTCTGGTCTGTTGATGACACGCAGCTACACACAGAATTTTCCGCCCTTCGTTCAATTGTGATGACAAACTGGGAGGAGACAGTTAAG ATACCTATCAACGAACCCGCACCagggaagaaaaaaagtcaaattgcaGAGTACGTTGAATATTATGGAGGAGCTGGAATACAGCACATTGCTCTTAACACAAGTGATATTATCCAATCT ATAAGAAATCTTCGCAGCAGAGGTTTGGAGTTCCTGAAAGTTCCAGATACATACTACGACTCACTTAGAGAAAGACTGAAGGCTGATAATGTACAACTAAAGGAAAATCTAGACACATTACAG gagctgCGGATTCTTGTTGATTACGATGAAAATGGATaccttcttcaaattttcacagaaaatatgCAAGATCGACCGACACTATTCTTAGAGGTTATACAACGACACAACCATAAT ggatTTGGTGCTGGAAACTTCAAAGCTCTGTTTGAAGCTATTGAGCTGGCCCAGGCGCAAAGAGGAAATTTGTAA